In the genome of Eggerthella sp. YY7918, one region contains:
- a CDS encoding C40 family peptidase, producing the protein MQQTRSARKSALAGFTALVLAVSLMAPAMAYAEPTSSDKQAEAQAVLASLNSMQQTLDKASADYGQALAEQEQAEADRDAAQTRIDEASGKIADLQDRLSDRARNMYRSGSTTVLDLLLGSATFQAFANNWDLLNQINEGDAELVQQTKDLRAEIEEQKAVYAEQARVAEEKANDAKRIEEEAQATVATMQATYDSLSAEAAELLEQERAAEEAAQAAAAAAVVEQATQQAQQVTPNNSTSAPSYNASTGNAIVDRAYSQLGKPYVWGATGPDAFDCSGLVGYAITGGYGRVGTTYTFMSWPPVDDPQPGDICTNWDHCGIYIGGNQMIHAPQTGDVVKVGPVQGGMIFVRP; encoded by the coding sequence ATGCAGCAAACTCGGTCCGCTCGCAAGAGCGCACTCGCAGGATTCACTGCACTTGTTTTAGCCGTTTCTCTTATGGCGCCAGCGATGGCATATGCCGAACCGACGTCTTCCGACAAACAGGCGGAAGCGCAGGCGGTACTTGCATCCCTGAACTCCATGCAGCAGACGCTCGACAAAGCTTCTGCCGACTATGGTCAGGCGCTTGCCGAGCAGGAGCAGGCCGAAGCCGATCGCGATGCTGCGCAGACGCGCATCGATGAGGCTAGCGGCAAGATCGCCGACTTGCAGGATCGTTTGAGCGACCGCGCTCGCAACATGTATCGCTCCGGTTCCACGACGGTGCTTGATCTTCTGTTGGGCTCTGCCACGTTCCAGGCATTTGCTAACAACTGGGATCTGCTCAACCAGATCAACGAGGGCGACGCGGAACTCGTCCAGCAGACGAAGGACTTGCGTGCTGAGATCGAGGAGCAAAAGGCAGTTTATGCCGAGCAAGCTCGTGTCGCTGAGGAAAAGGCTAACGACGCAAAGCGTATCGAGGAAGAAGCCCAAGCTACCGTGGCTACCATGCAGGCAACCTACGATAGCCTGAGCGCCGAAGCGGCGGAACTGCTCGAACAGGAGCGTGCTGCCGAGGAGGCTGCCCAAGCCGCCGCTGCTGCCGCTGTGGTCGAGCAGGCTACGCAGCAGGCGCAGCAGGTAACTCCCAACAATTCGACATCGGCGCCTTCCTACAATGCTTCAACGGGCAATGCGATTGTTGACCGTGCTTACAGCCAGCTCGGTAAGCCCTATGTGTGGGGGGCGACAGGCCCGGATGCCTTTGATTGCTCTGGATTGGTAGGCTATGCGATTACCGGCGGCTATGGTCGTGTGGGCACTACCTATACGTTTATGTCATGGCCACCGGTTGATGATCCGCAGCCGGGCGACATATGCACCAACTGGGATCACTGCGGCATCTATATCGGCGGCAACCAGATGATTCATGCGCCTCAAACAGGTGACGTGGTGAAAGTTGGTCCGGTGCAGGGCGGCATGATCTTCGTTCGTCCTTAA
- a CDS encoding NlpC/P60 family protein, which yields MARIGQRTFQAFIGILIAVALAVFVPLLGGIQQAYAEPTAADKQAEAQATLASLNAMQATLDKASNDYFAALEQQQQAEADRDAAQARIDEASDQIADLQERLSERARNMYRSGSTSVLDLLLGSTTFQAFATNWDLLNQINESDSQLVQQTKDLRAEVESEKAVYAEQARVAEEKAAEAKRIEEEAQATVATMQATYDSLSAEAAELLEQERAAEEAAQAAAALAAIEAQNNNPGSNGPTDGPSPSPAPNTPSYTEPSYDSATGNAVVDRAWGWVGRAEYVWGACSPGAFDCSGFVSYCLTGSYGRLGTTYTFMGWPETQNPQPGDVCVNEGHCGIYIGGGQMIHAATYGVGVVVGPVQGGMIYVRY from the coding sequence ATGGCTCGAATTGGACAACGCACTTTTCAAGCATTCATCGGTATTCTCATAGCGGTAGCGCTTGCTGTTTTTGTGCCTCTTCTGGGTGGCATTCAGCAGGCGTACGCTGAGCCGACTGCTGCCGACAAGCAGGCGGAAGCGCAGGCGACACTCGCCTCGCTCAATGCCATGCAGGCGACGCTTGATAAGGCCTCCAACGATTACTTCGCAGCTCTCGAACAGCAGCAGCAAGCTGAAGCCGACCGCGATGCCGCTCAGGCGCGCATCGACGAAGCCAGCGATCAAATTGCCGACTTGCAGGAGCGCTTGAGCGAGCGTGCGCGCAACATGTATCGCTCCGGCTCCACGTCGGTTCTCGACCTGCTGCTTGGCTCGACAACGTTCCAGGCTTTTGCAACAAATTGGGACTTGCTTAACCAGATTAATGAAAGCGACTCTCAGCTCGTTCAGCAGACGAAGGATCTGCGTGCCGAGGTTGAATCCGAGAAGGCTGTCTATGCCGAACAAGCTCGCGTCGCCGAGGAAAAGGCCGCCGAGGCCAAGCGTATTGAAGAGGAAGCTCAGGCAACTGTGGCCACCATGCAGGCAACCTACGATAGCCTGAGCGCCGAAGCGGCAGAACTGCTCGAGCAGGAGCGTGCTGCTGAGGAGGCCGCCCAGGCTGCTGCTGCGCTCGCAGCCATCGAGGCTCAAAACAACAATCCCGGTTCAAATGGGCCGACTGATGGGCCGTCTCCCTCACCGGCCCCGAATACTCCTTCCTACACGGAGCCGTCCTATGATTCTGCCACCGGTAATGCGGTTGTCGATCGCGCGTGGGGCTGGGTCGGACGTGCTGAGTACGTATGGGGTGCCTGTAGCCCCGGAGCGTTTGACTGCTCGGGTTTTGTGTCCTACTGCTTGACGGGTAGCTACGGTCGTTTGGGAACCACCTATACGTTCATGGGATGGCCTGAGACGCAAAATCCGCAACCGGGTGACGTGTGTGTAAATGAAGGTCACTGCGGTATCTACATCGGTGGCGGCCAGATGATTCATGCTGCTACGTATGGCGTAGGTGTCGTCGTAGGACCAGTGCAAGGCGGCATGATCTACGTCCGCTACTAG
- a CDS encoding DUF1846 domain-containing protein: protein MRIGFDNDKYIAQQAEHIRSRIKQFGGKLYLEFGGKLFDDYHAARVLPGFEPDSKIRMLKSLIDDVEIIVAINANDIEKSKQRGDLGITYDDDLLRLMDIFRGMGFLVGSVVITHYASQPNADAFRKRLDSLGIKSHLHYPIAGYPYDIDHIVSDEGYGKNEFVETSRPLVVVTAPGPGSGKMATCLSQLYHEHKRGVAAGYAKYETFPVWNLPLKHPVNIAYEAATVDLNDANIIDPFHLEAYGETTVNYNRDVEIFPVLKAMMERISGSSPYQSPTDMGVNMAGHAIIDDEVVREAACMEIVRRYFQTAVDVKRTGAGEEQLEKLELLMNQAGVNASLSPARSAALLKEEMTGRPAGAMVLPDGSVVTGKTSTLLGAASSLMMNALKGVAGVADEIDVISDDAIEPICRLKTDRLHSKNPRLHSDETLIALSISSATDPLAAKLIEHVEDLRGCDAFFSVIISATDEKIYRTLGINVCCEPKYEQHRYYHK, encoded by the coding sequence ATGCGTATTGGATTCGACAACGACAAGTACATCGCACAGCAAGCCGAGCATATTCGCAGCCGCATCAAGCAGTTCGGCGGCAAGCTCTACCTGGAATTCGGCGGCAAGCTGTTTGATGACTATCATGCGGCGCGCGTGCTGCCTGGCTTTGAACCTGATTCCAAAATCCGCATGCTGAAGAGCCTTATCGACGATGTTGAAATAATCGTCGCCATCAACGCAAACGACATCGAAAAGAGCAAGCAGCGCGGCGATTTGGGCATCACCTACGACGACGATCTGCTGCGGTTGATGGACATCTTCCGCGGCATGGGCTTTTTGGTGGGAAGCGTGGTTATCACGCACTACGCGAGCCAACCCAATGCCGACGCTTTTCGCAAGCGACTTGATTCGCTCGGCATCAAAAGCCATCTGCACTACCCCATCGCGGGCTATCCGTACGACATCGACCACATCGTGAGCGACGAGGGTTACGGCAAAAACGAGTTTGTCGAAACCTCGCGACCTCTCGTGGTGGTCACCGCCCCTGGCCCCGGCTCCGGCAAGATGGCCACGTGCCTTTCGCAGCTCTATCACGAACACAAGCGTGGCGTTGCTGCGGGTTATGCGAAATACGAGACATTCCCCGTGTGGAATCTGCCGCTCAAGCATCCCGTGAACATCGCCTATGAAGCGGCCACGGTCGACCTGAACGACGCAAACATCATCGACCCCTTCCATTTGGAAGCCTATGGCGAAACCACCGTGAACTACAACCGCGACGTGGAGATTTTCCCTGTGCTGAAGGCCATGATGGAGCGCATTTCCGGCTCGAGCCCGTACCAGTCGCCCACCGACATGGGCGTGAATATGGCCGGACATGCCATCATCGACGACGAAGTGGTGCGTGAAGCTGCTTGCATGGAAATTGTGCGGCGCTACTTCCAAACCGCTGTGGACGTGAAGCGTACGGGCGCAGGCGAAGAGCAGCTGGAAAAGCTTGAGCTGTTGATGAACCAAGCGGGCGTGAACGCAAGCCTGTCACCTGCCCGATCGGCCGCACTGCTGAAAGAAGAGATGACGGGTCGTCCCGCCGGCGCGATGGTATTGCCCGACGGCTCGGTGGTGACGGGCAAGACGTCCACCCTGCTGGGCGCCGCCTCGTCGCTTATGATGAACGCGCTCAAGGGTGTAGCGGGCGTCGCTGACGAAATCGATGTCATTAGCGACGATGCGATTGAACCCATCTGCCGTCTGAAGACCGACCGCCTTCACAGCAAAAACCCGCGTCTTCACTCCGATGAAACGCTTATTGCGCTTTCCATCAGCTCGGCGACCGACCCCTTGGCCGCAAAGCTCATCGAACATGTTGAAGATTTACGCGGCTGCGACGCTTTCTTCAGCGTTATCATCTCCGCCACCGACGAGAAGATATATCGCACCCTCGGCATCAACGTCTGCTGCGAACCCAAGTACGAACAGCACCGGTATTACCACAAGTAA
- the xerD gene encoding site-specific tyrosine recombinase XerD, producing MDELIQEYLAHLRVERGSSPLTVSAYGRDLHDYAAFLHEKGIDRIDDIDRDVLVSYESDLLKRGYATSSIDRRISVLKGFHKFLVREGFTRRNPADTLQLPKAPERLPDVLSIDQMNAMLSQPLESGPLPLRDRAILEVLYGCGLRVSECTGLDLGDVSFDEGYLRILGKGRKERLTPISGAALRALVEYRDHARGELMKPYAKPTSAVFLNARGGRLTRQSVHAIVARAGLTIGVENLHPHTLRHSFATHLLEGGADLRVIQEMLGHSDISTTQIYTHVNRSHIRAEYLHAHPRAR from the coding sequence ATGGACGAGCTGATTCAGGAATACTTGGCGCATTTGCGCGTAGAGCGAGGAAGCTCGCCTTTAACGGTATCGGCCTACGGTCGCGACTTGCACGACTATGCCGCCTTTCTGCACGAAAAGGGGATTGACCGCATCGATGACATCGATCGCGATGTGCTGGTTTCCTATGAGTCCGACCTGCTCAAGCGCGGGTATGCGACCTCATCTATCGACCGGCGTATATCGGTACTCAAAGGCTTTCACAAGTTCCTCGTGCGCGAGGGCTTCACCCGTCGCAACCCGGCCGATACTCTTCAGCTGCCCAAAGCGCCCGAGCGTCTGCCTGATGTGTTGTCGATCGACCAGATGAACGCCATGTTGTCGCAGCCGCTTGAGTCGGGGCCGCTACCTCTGCGTGATCGGGCGATTTTGGAAGTGCTGTACGGTTGCGGCCTGCGCGTGAGCGAATGCACGGGTCTTGACTTGGGCGATGTGAGCTTCGACGAGGGGTATCTTCGCATTCTGGGCAAGGGCAGAAAAGAGCGGCTGACCCCCATTTCCGGCGCAGCCCTGCGGGCGCTCGTCGAATACAGAGACCACGCGCGCGGCGAGCTTATGAAGCCGTATGCCAAACCCACGTCTGCGGTATTTTTGAACGCGCGCGGAGGGCGGCTCACGCGTCAGAGCGTACATGCGATTGTCGCCCGGGCAGGCCTCACTATTGGGGTGGAGAATCTGCACCCGCACACCCTGCGCCATTCGTTTGCCACCCATCTGCTGGAAGGTGGCGCTGACCTGCGCGTTATCCAGGAAATGCTCGGCCATTCCGACATTTCCACCACCCAAATCTACACCCACGTGAATCGATCCCACATCCGAGCCGAGTACCTGCACGCCCATCCTCGCGCCCGCTAG
- a CDS encoding division/cell wall cluster transcriptional repressor MraZ, with amino-acid sequence MDADFDKVVDLNSAYRHKVDAKGRMSLPASFRKVLSTDLVVTRNPKDECLYVFEPQGFNAWVAKVFEDKFGKFDDTDDLHLRLRRKLKARAADVSIDAAGRIMLSAEQREAVGIDKDVVVVGNTGYFEIWDAKRYDQVDVDTDLSLLFG; translated from the coding sequence ATGGACGCAGACTTCGACAAGGTCGTTGATCTGAACAGTGCGTACCGCCACAAGGTGGACGCCAAAGGTCGTATGTCGCTTCCGGCTTCATTTCGCAAGGTTCTTTCGACCGATTTGGTGGTAACCCGCAACCCGAAGGACGAGTGTCTGTATGTGTTTGAGCCGCAGGGCTTTAACGCATGGGTCGCAAAGGTGTTCGAGGACAAGTTTGGTAAGTTCGACGACACCGATGACTTGCATCTGCGGTTGCGCCGCAAGTTGAAGGCTCGGGCGGCCGACGTGTCAATTGACGCGGCGGGGCGCATCATGCTTTCGGCCGAGCAGCGCGAAGCCGTGGGTATCGACAAGGATGTCGTCGTGGTGGGTAACACGGGCTACTTCGAAATCTGGGACGCAAAGCGCTACGATCAGGTGGACGTGGACACCGATCTCAGTCTTCTGTTCGGCTGA
- the rsmH gene encoding 16S rRNA (cytosine(1402)-N(4))-methyltransferase RsmH, with product MTSEYRQTFKHIPVLLAECLEYLNLKTQHTFVDATLGGAGHSFEAAKLIGCEGTLVGIDQDEMALSAARHKLGTLPDDVRPHLELVRGNFGDMDEALLGVEVPGVDAILFDLGVSSTQIDLPSRGFSFKENGPLDMRMDPGKQTLTAAEIINTYNAADLTRIIRMYSDEKWASRIADFVVRARQNAPIETSGQLVELIKAAIPASARRAGGHPAKRTFQALRIEVNGELDVLRRGLDAAVRWLNPGGRLVVISYHSLEDRIVKETFNSFANRCTCPPDLPVCVCGKQPILDIITRKPVLPTEDEIARNPRARSAKLRVAQKR from the coding sequence ATGACAAGCGAATATCGGCAAACCTTCAAGCACATACCTGTTCTGCTCGCCGAGTGCCTCGAATATCTCAACCTTAAAACACAGCACACATTCGTGGACGCAACACTCGGCGGGGCAGGGCATTCCTTCGAAGCAGCTAAGCTCATAGGTTGCGAAGGCACGCTCGTCGGCATCGATCAGGACGAAATGGCGCTCAGCGCCGCTCGTCACAAACTCGGGACCTTGCCTGACGACGTGCGTCCGCACCTGGAATTGGTGCGCGGCAACTTCGGAGATATGGACGAAGCCCTTCTTGGGGTTGAGGTTCCCGGCGTCGATGCGATCCTCTTCGACCTCGGGGTATCTTCAACACAGATCGACCTACCGTCTCGTGGCTTCTCCTTTAAGGAGAATGGCCCTCTTGATATGCGGATGGATCCGGGGAAACAAACCCTAACCGCAGCAGAGATCATCAACACTTACAACGCAGCAGATCTCACTCGGATCATCCGTATGTACTCGGACGAGAAGTGGGCGAGCCGCATCGCGGACTTCGTGGTGCGCGCCCGCCAGAACGCTCCCATCGAGACAAGCGGGCAGCTGGTCGAACTCATCAAGGCGGCCATCCCGGCTTCGGCGCGTCGCGCAGGGGGGCACCCCGCCAAGCGCACGTTTCAAGCGCTGCGCATCGAAGTAAACGGTGAGCTTGACGTGCTTCGCCGCGGACTGGATGCGGCTGTACGTTGGCTTAATCCTGGCGGGCGGCTTGTGGTCATCAGCTACCACTCGCTTGAAGATCGCATCGTGAAGGAAACGTTCAATTCGTTCGCGAACCGCTGCACCTGCCCGCCGGATCTTCCGGTGTGTGTCTGCGGCAAGCAGCCGATACTCGACATCATCACCCGCAAGCCGGTTCTACCGACTGAAGACGAGATAGCGCGCAATCCACGTGCGCGCAGTGCAAAGCTTCGTGTGGCGCAAAAGCGCTGA
- a CDS encoding penicillin-binding protein 2, with product MLFLARLVYLQVIVAPAYAGMAEESRTVSFAVEPRRGTIYDRNGVVLATSVDATTIYANPSEVKDVNGAAASLASVLGGEAKDYLGALTADATNYSVIKRKADVAVGDQVKALDLDGIYFVTESRREYPNGQVGGQIIGACSIAVDEENNREFYEGIAGLELYYDDILKGEPGYYEAERGRDGTPIPGGLHEQTPAIDGQDIVISIDVELQQYVEERLTSGIEGLSATGGSAVLVDGGTGEIYAAASLPLFNPADRTDMKPDATKLKCITDLFEPGSIFKSVSTMAILEAGTMTPDTERFCPSYIEADGYVITDAHDRGDATFTLREILDQSSNIGISLSVEDMGFETFFDSIIRYNLNDLTGVDYPGEQIGYLVPFDDWGKVVGYNVSFGQGISVTPLQMARFYGAFVNNGVECTPHFLISKPQTGEVAEYPTEDVIVNKEAVPTMVDMLKTVVTDGTGKLAAIDGFQVAGKTSTAEIYDEENGGYRDGVYNLAFTGFLADSSSQLVCFVGANEVQYDGVVTPIFKDIMSTAIDRFKITPQ from the coding sequence ATGCTCTTTTTGGCGCGTCTGGTGTATTTACAGGTGATCGTAGCCCCCGCCTATGCTGGCATGGCAGAAGAATCGCGAACGGTAAGCTTTGCGGTCGAACCGCGGCGGGGGACTATCTATGATCGCAACGGCGTGGTGTTGGCGACCAGTGTCGACGCTACCACCATCTACGCGAATCCCTCTGAGGTTAAAGATGTCAACGGCGCTGCCGCTTCGCTCGCTTCAGTGCTTGGTGGAGAAGCGAAAGATTACCTGGGCGCGCTGACGGCGGACGCGACCAACTATTCCGTTATCAAGCGCAAGGCTGACGTGGCGGTGGGCGATCAGGTGAAAGCTCTGGATTTGGACGGCATCTACTTCGTAACCGAGTCGCGGCGCGAATATCCCAACGGCCAGGTGGGCGGCCAGATTATTGGTGCCTGCAGCATTGCGGTCGATGAAGAAAACAACCGGGAATTCTACGAAGGTATCGCGGGCCTTGAGCTGTACTACGACGATATCCTCAAAGGCGAACCGGGCTATTACGAGGCCGAACGCGGCCGCGACGGCACGCCTATTCCCGGGGGCCTGCATGAACAAACACCGGCTATCGACGGCCAGGATATTGTGATATCCATTGATGTCGAGCTGCAGCAATACGTTGAAGAACGACTGACCAGCGGCATCGAAGGCCTCAGCGCTACGGGCGGGTCTGCCGTGCTCGTTGACGGCGGAACGGGCGAGATCTATGCTGCCGCATCGCTTCCCCTGTTCAATCCCGCCGACCGTACCGATATGAAGCCGGATGCCACCAAGCTCAAGTGCATCACCGACCTTTTCGAGCCGGGTTCCATCTTCAAGTCGGTTTCCACAATGGCCATTCTTGAAGCGGGAACCATGACGCCTGACACCGAGCGCTTCTGTCCAAGCTATATAGAGGCCGACGGCTACGTTATTACCGACGCGCATGATCGCGGCGATGCCACCTTTACCTTGCGTGAGATTCTCGACCAATCATCGAACATCGGTATCTCGCTTTCGGTGGAGGACATGGGCTTCGAGACGTTTTTCGACAGCATCATTCGCTACAACTTGAATGATCTCACCGGCGTAGACTACCCCGGTGAGCAGATAGGATATCTGGTTCCCTTCGATGATTGGGGCAAGGTTGTCGGCTACAACGTCAGCTTCGGCCAAGGTATATCGGTCACGCCGCTTCAGATGGCGCGCTTCTACGGGGCGTTTGTAAACAACGGCGTTGAATGCACGCCCCACTTCCTCATATCGAAACCCCAGACAGGCGAGGTAGCCGAATATCCCACCGAAGACGTCATCGTCAACAAGGAAGCGGTGCCGACTATGGTGGATATGCTGAAAACCGTCGTCACCGACGGCACGGGTAAACTTGCCGCTATTGACGGATTCCAGGTTGCGGGGAAAACCTCTACGGCAGAAATATATGACGAAGAAAATGGCGGCTATCGAGACGGTGTCTATAACCTGGCCTTTACCGGTTTTCTTGCCGATTCGTCAAGTCAATTGGTTTGTTTTGTGGGTGCGAATGAGGTTCAGTACGACGGCGTGGTTACACCTATATTTAAAGATATAATGTCAACTGCAATTGACCGTTTTAAGATAACGCCACAGTGA
- a CDS encoding UDP-N-acetylmuramoyl-L-alanyl-D-glutamate--2,6-diaminopimelate ligase, with protein MGKTCTELFAGLDCTIIGNADDEVSGIAYRSDRVQPGDAFFCIVGFTTDGHSFAQDAINRGAKVLVVQRKVYLADATDVTEVVVSDTRKAMAHAAANFYDHPSCDFSLVGITGTNGKTTTTYLVEHIARVAGKRTGVIGTVGVRIGDVQEKTAHTTPESPDLQQMFARMRDERCDVVAMEVSSHALDLERTWHTKFAVTAFSNLTQDHLDYHHTFEAYFEAKARLFSKDYPARRVICIDDKWGRELLRRCSAAEDNIITTGFDTAAQIHPIEVNYAPTHTTVTLDVRGSRFSFDYPLVGKFNVENIMCAFGIGLQLGYTPELIVRALGEAPQIPGRLERVSAAYDGGVSVFVDYAHTPDALEKALASIMALTPGRTICVFGCGGDRDASKRSIMGKAALSADHVVVTSDNPRTEDPLAIIDDIVSGMGFGAGRFDVEPDRRAAIARALSQAQAGDSVLIAGKGHEDYQLVGDQVLSFDDRVVAAEELQRAFGESANEGDAD; from the coding sequence ATGGGCAAGACCTGTACTGAATTATTCGCGGGACTCGACTGCACCATCATCGGCAATGCCGATGACGAAGTGAGCGGCATCGCGTATCGCAGCGACCGGGTGCAACCCGGCGATGCTTTTTTCTGTATTGTTGGCTTTACGACCGATGGACACTCGTTTGCCCAAGATGCTATCAATCGCGGTGCAAAGGTGCTCGTCGTGCAGCGCAAAGTGTATCTGGCTGATGCCACCGATGTCACCGAGGTCGTGGTTTCCGACACGCGCAAGGCGATGGCGCATGCGGCGGCGAACTTCTACGATCACCCTTCATGCGATTTTTCGCTGGTGGGTATTACGGGCACGAACGGCAAAACGACGACGACCTATTTGGTTGAGCATATTGCGCGCGTGGCGGGCAAACGCACCGGCGTTATCGGCACCGTGGGTGTGCGTATTGGCGATGTGCAGGAAAAGACGGCCCACACTACGCCCGAGTCGCCCGACCTGCAGCAGATGTTCGCGCGTATGCGTGACGAGCGCTGCGACGTTGTGGCTATGGAGGTGAGTTCGCATGCGCTTGACCTGGAGCGTACGTGGCACACCAAATTTGCGGTGACCGCCTTTTCAAATCTCACGCAAGATCATTTGGATTATCACCATACCTTCGAGGCCTACTTTGAAGCGAAGGCGCGACTCTTCTCAAAAGACTATCCGGCGCGACGCGTCATCTGCATCGACGATAAATGGGGGCGCGAACTGCTCCGTCGCTGTTCGGCCGCTGAAGACAATATCATCACAACCGGTTTCGATACGGCGGCGCAAATTCATCCTATCGAAGTGAACTATGCTCCCACGCATACGACGGTGACGCTTGATGTGCGCGGAAGTCGTTTTTCATTCGATTATCCGCTCGTCGGCAAATTCAACGTTGAAAACATCATGTGCGCGTTCGGCATCGGGCTTCAGTTGGGTTATACGCCCGAGCTTATCGTTCGGGCACTTGGTGAGGCGCCGCAGATTCCCGGTCGTCTTGAGCGCGTGAGCGCGGCGTACGATGGAGGCGTGAGCGTGTTTGTGGATTACGCGCATACGCCTGACGCTTTGGAAAAAGCGCTCGCGTCCATTATGGCACTGACGCCGGGACGTACCATCTGCGTGTTCGGATGCGGTGGAGATCGCGATGCGTCGAAGCGCTCCATCATGGGCAAAGCGGCCCTGTCGGCCGATCACGTGGTGGTGACAAGCGATAACCCCCGCACGGAAGATCCGCTAGCTATTATCGACGACATCGTAAGCGGCATGGGCTTTGGTGCGGGCCGTTTCGACGTGGAACCCGATCGTCGTGCCGCTATCGCACGTGCGCTTTCGCAGGCGCAGGCGGGCGATTCGGTGCTGATTGCGGGCAAGGGCCACGAGGATTATCAGCTGGTCGGCGACCAGGTGCTCTCGTTCGATGATAGGGTGGTGGCCGCCGAAGAGCTGCAACGCGCGTTCGGCGAGTCGGCAAACGAAGGGGACGCAGACTAG
- the murF gene encoding UDP-N-acetylmuramoyl-tripeptide--D-alanyl-D-alanine ligase: MRLNAKQIAACTGGSFVVEPLDARALATGLTWDSREVKSGDVYVALLGERVDGHDFVAAALRGGAASALVMQPLDEATLLLAREMGAAVIEVPDTAHAVADIAREWRGHLKGRVIALTGSTGKTTTKNLVRDVLASTFSVVATAGNQNNELGVPKTLLTAEPETEAVVVEMGMRGLGQIADLCDYVRPDWGLVVNVGESHIELLGSRENIARAKAELLCALPEGCGQAFINADDDFADVLCEQAHLDARRVQTVFFDGSAQASARFGSSQHGGAGMRPAVWAEQVALDEQGCACFELHTTGFGAAADGSVGEEVAPCKLNLRGLHNVSNACAAAAVGRACGIPLATCAEALAGALPEAGRQEVLHARGGFTVVHDAYNANPDSMRASLATFCALDVPGRHIAVLGDMGELGDYAVACHEGIGQVAASLPLDRLICVGELSMHLADAAERAGMDPARIVRTQAISEVLGDLDTFVESGDAVLVKASHFMGLERVVEGLVN, translated from the coding sequence ATGCGACTCAACGCAAAACAGATCGCAGCATGCACGGGGGGCTCGTTTGTGGTGGAGCCGCTTGATGCCCGTGCGCTTGCGACGGGGCTTACCTGGGATTCGCGTGAGGTGAAGTCGGGCGATGTGTACGTTGCCCTTTTAGGCGAGCGTGTAGACGGCCACGATTTCGTGGCGGCGGCGCTGCGCGGCGGCGCTGCGAGTGCGCTTGTCATGCAGCCGCTTGACGAGGCGACGCTTTTGCTCGCGCGCGAGATGGGAGCCGCCGTTATCGAGGTTCCGGACACCGCACATGCCGTTGCCGATATTGCGCGTGAGTGGCGTGGTCACCTGAAAGGCCGTGTGATCGCTCTGACGGGTTCGACCGGTAAAACGACCACGAAGAACCTTGTGCGCGATGTGCTGGCCAGCACGTTTTCGGTTGTGGCGACTGCCGGCAACCAAAACAACGAACTTGGCGTGCCCAAAACGCTGCTTACAGCCGAACCCGAAACCGAAGCTGTTGTGGTTGAGATGGGTATGCGCGGTTTGGGCCAAATTGCCGATCTGTGCGATTACGTGCGTCCCGACTGGGGCCTTGTGGTGAATGTGGGAGAAAGCCACATCGAGCTTTTGGGCAGTCGCGAGAACATCGCGCGTGCAAAAGCCGAACTTCTCTGTGCGCTTCCCGAAGGGTGTGGGCAGGCGTTTATCAATGCCGACGACGACTTTGCGGATGTTCTCTGCGAGCAGGCGCACCTCGATGCGCGCCGCGTGCAAACGGTATTCTTCGATGGCTCCGCTCAAGCTTCGGCTCGGTTTGGGTCGTCGCAACACGGCGGGGCGGGAATGCGTCCGGCCGTATGGGCCGAACAGGTTGCGCTTGACGAACAGGGCTGCGCATGCTTTGAGCTTCATACGACAGGGTTTGGTGCTGCAGCGGATGGCTCGGTTGGCGAAGAAGTTGCGCCATGTAAGCTTAACCTGCGGGGACTACACAACGTTTCCAACGCCTGCGCCGCCGCTGCGGTGGGGCGTGCCTGCGGTATTCCGCTTGCAACCTGTGCCGAAGCGCTCGCCGGTGCACTTCCCGAAGCGGGGCGGCAAGAGGTGCTTCACGCGCGCGGCGGTTTCACCGTAGTGCACGACGCATACAACGCCAACCCCGATTCCATGCGTGCATCGCTGGCGACCTTCTGTGCGCTTGATGTGCCGGGGCGCCACATTGCAGTGTTGGGCGACATGGGCGAGCTGGGCGACTATGCCGTGGCGTGTCACGAGGGCATCGGACAGGTGGCGGCAAGCCTTCCGCTCGATCGGCTGATCTGTGTGGGTGAGCTGTCGATGCATCTGGCCGACGCAGCCGAGCGTGCGGGCATGGATCCTGCTCGCATCGTGCGCACGCAGGCGATTTCCGAGGTGCTGGGCGATCTTGATACGTTTGTTGAATCGGGCGATGCCGTGCTGGTAAAAGCATCGCATTTTATGGGACTTGAGCGTGTGGTAGAAGGACTGGTTAACTGA